From the genome of Anabrus simplex isolate iqAnaSimp1 chromosome X, ASM4041472v1, whole genome shotgun sequence, one region includes:
- the LOC137503300 gene encoding zinc finger protein 37A-like, with the protein MRTHTGEKLYNCHVCSKSFIQKGNLSDHVRTHTGERPYRCGVCGKSFIQKGSLTKHIRTHAGEKPYSCHVCSKSFIVKASLTKHMRTHTGEKPYRCGVCGKSFIKKGKLTDHMRTHTGEKPYSCHVCSKSFIQKGTLTEHLRTHTGEKPYSCHVCSKSFIQKSKLTDHTRTHTGEKPYSCNVCSRSFSLKGSLSAHMRIHTGERPYSCNICGKSFRKKGSLTEHMRTHTGEKPYRCNVTILRNYGGLHPKGLVSARTLPIQTSGLVISQTSGFVTRHTPGLVTIQTSGLVTRKTSGLVTIQTSGLFTSHTSGDVT; encoded by the exons atgcggacccatacaggagagaagctATACaactgccatgtctgtagcaaatcattcatacaaaaaGGCAATCTATCCGatcatgtgcggacccatacaggtgagaggccatacagatgtggtgtctgtggcaaatccttcatacagaaaggcagtctaaccaAACATATTCGGACCCATGCAG gcgagaagccatacagctgccatgtctgtagcaaatcattcatagtGAAAGCCAGtctaaccaaacatatgcggacccatacaggtgagaagccatacagatgcggtgtctgtggcaaatcattcataaagaaaggcaaactaaccgatcatatgcggacccatacaggagagaaaccatacagctgccatgtctgtagcaaatccttCATACAGAAAGGCACACTAACCGAacatttgcggacccatacaggcgagaagccttacagctgccatgtctgtagcaaatcattcatacagaaaagcaaactaaccgatcatacgcggacccatacaggcgagaagccttacagctgcaatgtctgtagcagatcattcaGTCTGAAAGGCAGTCTAAGCgctcatatgcggatccatacaggtgagaggccatacagttgcaatatctgcggcaaatcattcaggaagaaaggcagtctgaccgaacatatgcggacccatacaggtgagaagccatacaggtgcaat GTGAcaattttgagaaattatggaggactccatccCAAGGGTTTGGTGAGTGCCCGGACCCTacccatccagaccagtggtcttgtcattagccagactagtGGTTTCGTCACTAGGCATACCCCTGGTCTTGTCACTattcagaccagtggtcttgtcactaggaagaccagtggtcttgtcactatccagaccagtggtcttttcactagccataccagtggtgATGTAACGTAA